A region from the Eriocheir sinensis breed Jianghai 21 chromosome 48, ASM2467909v1, whole genome shotgun sequence genome encodes:
- the LOC126981397 gene encoding uncharacterized protein LOC126981397, which produces MPLYFTERPVKESPQCVLRLPRTRSAPEEVIHTSYWAVKAELLTRYRISRKDQPPGKDEDEKEPAEGVKKEEEEEKKREKERSLRIRKEKKKKEEKKTQKKTIYDETDEEEEEKNKKKAIMKTLRQRKRNKTKKRTPTTQEIHVKCRGKRPFYMILRECMVRGKGMTLADLSLALHLQKWEVTEPEESLADPSVMDVKCAGMKDFEVQKKKKENIVEM; this is translated from the coding sequence ATGCCGCTGTACTTCACGGAGAGGCCAGTGAAGGAATCCCCACAGTGTGTCCTACGCCTCCCAAGGACTCGAAGTGCCCCTGAGGAGGTTATTCATACATCCTATTGGGCAGTCAAGGCCGAGCTTCTGACACGGTATAGGATATCACGGAAGGATCAACCGCCAGgaaaggacgaggacgaaaaggaaCCGGCGGAAggagtgaaaaaggaggaagaggaggagaaaaaacgagaaaaagaacgcTCATTGAGAAttcgaaaggagaagaaaaagaaggaggagaaaaaaacacagaagaaaaCGATATATGATGAAaccgatgaggaggaagaagagaagaacaaaaagaaggcaATTATGAAGACCTTGAGACAGCggaagaggaacaagacaaagaagaggactCCCACCACACAGGAGATCCACGTAAAATGCAGAGGCAAGAGACCCTTCTACATGATCCTACGGGAGTGTATGGTGCGAGGGAAGGGCATGACCTTGGCGGATCTCTCCCTGGCCTTGCATCTTCAGAAATGGGAAGTTACTGAGCCGGAAGAGTCCTTGGCTGATCCTTCTGTTATGGATGTGAAGTGTGCTGGAATGAAGGATTTTGAGgtccagaaaaagaagaaagaaaatatagttgAGATGTGA